Genomic window (Subtercola endophyticus):
GCGCTTCGACTGCGCGCTCGTGACCGTCGAGTACCGGCTGGCACCGGAGCACCGGCATCCGGTTCCCTTCGAAGACTGTTATGCCGCGCTCGCGTGGCTGCACGCCGCGGCCGCCGAGCTCGGGTTCGATGCCGACCGTATCGTCGTTGCAGGGGCATCGGCGGGTGCGGGTCTTGCGGCCGGCGTGGCTCTCGCCGCGCGAGATCGCGGCGGGCCCCACCTCAGCGGCCTGCTGCTCGACTACCCGATGCTGGATGACCGAGGCACAGCTCACTCGCTGACACAGTTCGACGGCATCGGCGTGTGGGACCGGATCAGCAACGAGACCGGCTGGACGGCGCTGCTCGGCGACGCCCGTGGCACCGACGGCGTCTCGCCGTATGCGGCGCCCGCGCGCGCAGAAGACCTGTCGGGTCTGCCGCCCACCTTCATCGATGTCGGCTCGGTCGAAGTGTTCCGTGACGAGGCGACCGAGTTCGCCACCCGCCTGTGGCGCGACGGGAACGATGCCGAACTGCACGTGTGGGCGGGTGGTTTTCATGCCTTCGACATCTTCGCCCCGCACACCCGTCTGGCCCGCGGAATGATCAGGGCGCGAAACGATTGGCTCGAGCGTATTCTTAGTGATTGAGGGCCCGGCGTGACGAAAAGTCCGGCTCGGCCCGCTGCGATCACGAGGTGGTGAGATGCAAGAACTACTCGGACGACTTCGTGCGCTCGACCCAGGCGCGGTCATCAGCCTCCGTGTCATCGCCTGCTTCGACGAACTGATCGTCGGCGGGGTGAACAGCCAGGCGCTGCTCAGCGCCGCCGCCTCGCTCACCGGCTGTGTCGTCGGGTTCAGCATCGATTCTCCCGCGCGAGCGATGCGCGTCTCGCCGCAGGGTGAGCAGCTGGCCGGAGACGCTCTCGTACCCTCAGACGTGCGCCTGAAGTGGTCGGATGGTGCGCTTTCGGTGTGGCTCGAACGAGAGGGCGATCCGCATGCCAACGACGCCCTCATCATCGAGCGACTCTCGCTCGCGCTCCGCGTTCGGTATGACCGATCCGGCAGCGCCGACCCGAGGCGCGACCTCGGCCTGATGGTCGACGCCGACGTCGACGAAGACCGACGGTTCGAGGCGGCGGCACGACAGGGGCTGTCTCAGTCGACGCGATACCGCTTCGTGGTCGCTCCGCTCTTCGCCACGTGGCGCACCCACCCGGCCGCCCGGGAAGATGTCATCTCCACGTCGTCAGGCCCCCTCCACACGCTCATCGTGCAGCAGACGACGACCACGGTCGAAGCCGAACCGGTCGGAATCGGCCAGGCCGCCTTCGTCTCAGACTTTCCCCGCGCATTTCGCACGGCGGTCGTCGCCCTTCGGCTCACCCAGCTCCCAGACACCCCGGTTGTGCTCGCCGACGACTACGGCGGACTGCTCGACGTGCTGGCCGAACTGCCCGCCGGCTACGAACCGGCCGACGTACCGGCCGTGGCCAGCATCGCCGGGCATCCATGGGGGCCCGTTACGCTCGATGCGCTGGTGCGAACGGCATCCGTACGGGAGGCGGCGCGAGTGGCCGGCATCCACCACAGCACGATGACCACGCGCGTTCAGCTCGTGACCGAGACGCTCGGGTTCGAGCCGCTCGACGGAGTGGGGCGTCTCCGGCTGGGGCTCGCGTATCTCCTCTGGCGGCTTCATCGATCGAGCACGCTCACTCTGCCCGCGCCCGTCGACGGCAACGCGCGCACGAGCTGACCTCGGGTTCCGGATGCGTCTGCGCCGACCGACCCGACAATCGTCGGGTCGGTCGGCGCAGACTGCGACCCGGCGGCGGTATCCTCGCGGCGGCAGACGTCTCACACTGAGGATCAGCCGTCGGCACTACCCAGCCTGGGGCGGCTTTCAATGACGAAAGGACACCCCGTGAGCACCGCATCCGGTCTCGAAACGCACCAGCTCTCCTCCATCTTGACAGACAGTGTCGACGCTCCCACGGGCCGAGTACCCGGCGTTGTCGCCGGGCTCACCGACCGCAAGGGGGTGACGTTTCTCGAAGCGGCAGGCAAGCGCAGTCTCGCAACCGGCGTCGATATGACGACCGACTCGGTGTTCGCCATCTTCTCGACCACCAAAGCGATCACCGGCACGACGGCTCTGCAACTCGTCGAATCCGGCGACCTCGACCTCGATGCGCCCGCAAAGGAGTACGCGCCTGCGCTGGCCGACACCCAAGTGCTCGATGGATTCGAGCCCGACGGCACCCCGCGCCTTCGCGCCCCGAAGCGAGACATCACCACCCGCCACCTGCTGCTGCACACCGCGGGTTTCGGATACGACTTCTTCAACGAGAACTACAACCGGCTCGCGAACGAGCACGGCCAGCCCAGCGTCATCACCTCGTCGCGCGCCTCGATCGAGACTCCACTGCTCTTCGACCCGGGAGAGCAGTGGGAGTACGGCACGAACGTCGATTGGGCCGGCCAGGTCGTCGAGGGCATCACCGGCAAACGACTCGGTGAGGTCATGCAAGAACGGGTCTTCGCGCCGCTCGGCATGCGCGACACCGGCTTCGTGCTGAGCGACGACGCGTTGAGTCGCCGTGCGTCGATTCACCAGCGTGAGACCGACGGCAGCCTGACGCCGCTCGACGATCTCATCCTCCCGCAAGATCCAGAAGTCCACATGGGCGGTCACGGACTGTATTCGACGGTCGGCGACTACCTCACGTTCCAGCGCATGTGGTTGAACGACGGGCGCGGCGACGCCGGGCAGCAGATTCTGCGACCCGAGACCGTCGCGTGGGCGGTGAAGAACGATCTCGGCGACCTTACGGTGAAGAAGCTGACCGGGGTCATCCCCACACTCTCGAACGATGCCGAGTTCTTTCCCGGTCAGACCAAGTCGTGGTCGTACACCTTCATGGTCAACGATGAGCAGGCACCCACCGGTCGCCCCGCCGGCGCGATCGGGTGGGCGGGTCTGACGAACCTGTTCTACTGGATCGACCGGCAGAACGGCGTCGCCGGCTTCTGGGCTACTCAGATTCTGCCCTTCGCCGACGGCCCCTCGTTCACCGGATACATGGACTTCGAGACCGCGACTTACAGCGCCCTGCACTAACCATTGGAAGTGTCGTGGCCGCCGGAGAAGTGACGACTCTCCGGCGATCGCGCGACGAGCGACTCAGGATTCAAGCACGCAGTTGCACGTGTTCGAATGCAGCGCGCGTGTCAGCTCGCCATCCTGCACAGTTCTAGCGCGATGGGCTGCAACTGGTCGATAGCAGCGGCGGGGGTCTGGGGGGCTTCAACCGATTCGTGTGATGCGATCTCGGTGATCGTCTCGAGCATCTCGTGTTCGTGGGCGAAAACGACTTCGGCGCACGTCGAAACCGCGTACCATCGAGCCGAACATCCGCATCTGAGTTACACCGGGCCGGAACGCCACGGCCAGAACCTCATCGCGACGCGCGCGAACTACGACCGATAGGCGCTTCTTCGCGCAGATCCGCCGCGCCGAGACGCGCACGGCAGCGCACGGCCGTCACGCGGGTGAGTTTTCGGGTGACCTGATCGATGCGTCGCATGGCCGATCAGAAGCGACAAATACAGTAACGCCGAGATTCTGATCTAAAGGATCCGAGGAGCAGGCGTTTGCTAAGCGCTCTGGGGAAGAGCGCAAGTGGTCAGTTTGCTGGTGCGCCTCGGGCCGAACGGTCCGAGCGCGATGTGCACATATCGCAGATCTCTTGCGACAGCGAATTGAAGGAGAGAGTCACGTGGAGAACATCAACAACGACCCGGCGAATGACAACGAGAAGATGTTGCATCGTCGCACGATCGTCAAGGGCGCGGCGTGGTCGCTCCCGGTGATCGCGGTCGCGGTCGCGGCTCCGATGGCTGCTGCGAGTGTTGGTACCCCGTGGGATGTGAGCATCACGTCGGGTTGCGCTGTCGACATTGGTGGGGCACTGATTTTGTTCTCGGGATTCGCCGTTGCGGCGGACTGCAACACCACGGCTCCCGACGCGGCACTGCCCATCACCGAGACGGCGACGGGACAGTTCACCTACGACTGGCCCTCACCCGTGACTGGACTGCCCGGTTCAGTGGGCGCAGCCGACGCAGCGAACACTGCTATAGCGGCCGCCCTTCAGGGGGTCTCGTTCGCGTACGCGGCAGGGATTGTCGCTACCCTGGCGGCTCAGGCCACAGTGGCTGGATACGGCCCGGGGATCTCACCGTCGCCATGGGTGGTGCCCACCAGCGTCGGCCAATTCTTTGCGTTCACTAGCGCCATTACGACCTCAGGTAGCGGATTGGGGCGCGTCGCGCACCTCGCCGTGACGTTCACGATCAAACGTAACCTCACAGTGCTGGCCTTGGCCTCGTGCGGCCACACCGGCTGGGGCTACATCGGAGCCGTTCTTCCGCCGAAGATCACGTCGTACCCCGCGTGGAATCTCGCGATGCTCGCCCTGGCATCGGTCGCCCCGCCGTTCGGAACCGCGGCAGCGACATATCTCGAGTCAATCGCGAACTCGATCTCTCCGAGCCTTTCGCTTTCCGCGACAGGCAACTGGGCCGATGCAGACAACGCCAATCACGTCAATGCCACCATCAACAACTCTGTACTCCAAAGCGGCTGCTAACAGCCTGCACCGGAACAGAAATCTGCACGCAAGACAGTGAGGAAAGCCAGAACGGCAGGCACAACGGATGTTCAGCATCACACGTCAGACCCTCGCACCCACACCCCAACCACCGACGAACGCCCTGAAAACGGCAGCGAATACCGTCACGGCGTTTCTGCTCGTGGTCGGCCTGTCTCCGATATTCGCTGTCAGGGCAATCGCAGTGAAAGCAAGCGATCCCGGCCCGGTGCTCTTCATAATCTTCGCGCACACAGCCCGGGCGGTTTTCGGCGGCCGCGGCGCGTACTGATGCCGCACTATCAGCCGCAACGGAGGCGGTGTCGCCTCTTCGAGTCCCCTCAATACCGTAATGCCGTCACAAAGGAGTCGGAATGAGCAGCAACCCGTCAGATCGAAGTGAGGATTCGCCGATCGCATTTCCTTCGATCCCCACCGGTGGCCTCTTGGCAGCCAACATCCTCCTCGATGCCGTGGTCGCCTACGACGCTCAGGCTCCGATCCACACGAACGTCACGGCGCTCACGACCGCACTCATGGCTTTCAGCGACGATGCGGATGCGCCTTCTCGAGACGGAAGATCCGTGCCCGAGACGGGCGACATCGTTGCTGCCGCGGTCGTCTGCCTCACCAAGTTGTGTGCCGATCGTGCTCGAGATGAAGAGTCGAGTTCCGAGGTTGTTGTCGCAGAAATGCGCACGTATCTCGAGTCGTTCCGTACCGAGAGCAGAGAGTTCTGACGCAGTGGCGACGCAGGGATGACGTGGCGAAGGTTAATAAGAAGGTTAATTGACCTCGACGACTCGGACTCCCCTCACGCCATCGTGAATCATCAGTCGTGAATAGCCTGCAACCGCAGTCAGTCTCGGAGTCTCAGCGACAACGCATCTTCGAGACGCGCTAAAGCCAGACTCTCATTGGGGATGAAATTGAGCGACGAACTCGAAACAACTGACAAAGCCAACAAGCCAGGAACCGACCGCCGCGTGATCATCAAGGGCGCTGCCTGGTCTGTTCCGTTGATCGCCGCCGCGGTTGCGACGCCGATCGCGGCAGCCTCCGGCCCGACATGTCCGACGTGCTTGGACGCGGGCGTACTTGGCGCCATCACCACCCAGGCAGTCATTCTCGGCAACCACGGAGCGCTGTTGTTCAGCGGAGCGCTCGGACTCGACTCTCGCACCTGCGACCTGACCCTGTTCAGGCCGATCTACACATCGGTCGTCACGAACGCCACGTTGACAATGAGCGACGGTACGGTCTACACCGGCACCGGTCTTGGCTCGGGATCGGGTACATTCGGCCAGCTCGGCGCACTTCCGGGCTCGTTCCTCTTCAGCAACATCCACTTTCCCAACGGCACCTATCTGGCGAACAGCAACCCTGTTCACCCGACGAAGATCTCGGTGAACCTTGTCATCGGACTGATTGGTCTCCCCGGATTGGTGACGATCAATTGCCCGGTGACGCTCTCGTGGGATCTGAACGTTTTTGGTGTCGGAACCGTCATCTTCGGCGCAGGAACCGTCAACTTCACGGGCACCGCGACCGGCAACTGAGCTACCGAAGAGAACGGCGAAACGAGCTCGTCGTGCCTGCACAGGAGAGGGGTCAGCTTGTCGCCTGAAACCTGGCTTGCCATTCAACTGGTTTGCACAGCCCTCGTCGGCGGCAGTCTCGTGCTGAGCGGGCTGCTGAAACTTCGGGATGTCGAGGGCACGGCAGACTCGTTTCGATCGTTCGGAGTTCCTGCGCTGATCGACAGACGGTCGATTCACCGCTCGTATCCGTACATCGAGATCGTCGTGGGAGTCGGTGTGGTCATCGCGCCGTCGCCGGTGTGGTGGCCCATGGCCGTCATCGCCGGCTTAGTATTGGCCACGCTTTCGATTCTCGTCGGCGGGGTTCTCGTGCGCTCTGTCGCTGTGTCGTGTAACTGCTTCGGCTCGAAGGTGCCCGTGACGTGGCGAACTCTCGCGAGAAATGTCTTGTTGGTCGGCGGCGCCGTCGTGCTTGTGGGGGCCTCGCCGAGCGCACCTTCGCCGGTAATCGTCGCGATGACCGACAACTCTGCGCTGATCGTGAGCACTTTCGGGGCGGCCGGGGCGACGGTTCTGCTCAGCTTCCTGTCGCGTGCGAGCTCTCGACGGGCGATCCCGCGGGGGGCGCAGACAGCTGTCGATCGTGCGTTGCCGATTCCTGATCTGACCCTGTTCGACGATGATCGTAATCCCGTGGCGCTTCCATCGCTCGTCGCCAGCGGCGCGGCCCTTCTGGTGTTCGTCAAGCACGGGTGCAGTGCCTGTGAGAAGGTCGTGAACCGGGTGTCTGACGGTGAACTCATCGCCGGCAGCGTCGTGGTGCGAGTCGTCGAGAGGATGCCCGCCGACCGACCTGCTGCGAAGCGCAGCCGACTGTGGGATGACCGCGCAGAAGTCGCTCGCACTCTGACAATTCGCAACTCTCCAGCAGCGATTCTGCTGGCCCTCGACGGTACGATTCCGGCCGATCCCGTCTATGGCGCCGATCAGATCGGCGAGCTGATCGAGGCGATCGAGTCAGCGGTTCAGCAATCGAGACGGCCTGACATTGGTGCCCTCCTCGACACACCGGGGGTGGCGGTCGCTTGATGCCGAAAATCGTGAAGAACACACGGGGATGAACCATGTCTGATCTTGATCGCTACGACGAAAAACAGAACGGGCCCGCGACCGCGCAACAGATCGCAGTGGGCGTGGGGCTGACGCTGTTGGCGGCCGCAACAGGCGTGCTGGTCGTCGCGGCGCTGACACTGACACCGTAGACGAACCCCGGTCAACGGGGCGAACGTCGATCGCCACACCGCACGTGAGGGTCAGGGCTCTGTTCGGGTTGTGTCTGCGGCCGGATCGACGTACCCGTCGGCTGTCGCGACTCTGTTGAGATCGAGCTTGGTGTGCACAGGTCTTCCTGCAGCCGTATATTTCGCCTTGACCCTGTCGATGTACTGCTTAGCGGTGACCGGCTTCACACCCATGGAGACAGCCACGGACTCGAGGGTGAGACCAGAGGAGTAAAGCACCAACGCGCGCTCCTCCTGAACACTGAGCTGCGGGCGGGCGGGGTCGCTGACGATGACGCTCGCCAATTCAGAGGTGATCCACTCGCCACCCTTCAATACCTCGTATACCGCAGCAACGATGTCCTCCTCCTTGTCTCGTTTGCCGAGAATGCCTCCGACGCCGGAGCGGATGACGTCTCGAACGAGGGCTGGCGATGCCAGAGCCGAAAGCACGACGACTTTCAGCCCGCCTCTGACAAGAGCCCTCACCGTGCTCGGATCGACGCTCGGCTGGCGTTCGGCCATGAGATCCAGCAGTAACAAATGCGGCCGACTATTGCGCTCTGCCGAGTCGAGCCAGGAAACGAACTGCGGCAGCGTCTCGCTGCTGTGTACAACAACGAGGTCGGCGCGGCTGTTGAGCAGCTCTTCGGTGCGTTTCAGCTGCAGTAAGTGATCTTCGACGACGGCGATCCGCCACGGCTGATCAAGCGGTTCGAACATCTACCAGTTCCCGCCCGTCATATTTCCGAATGAATGCTCGTGACCTAGGCTATGCCGAGACGAGTTGCGGCCACGAGAGTGTCTGCGCGTGAGTGCGTGCCGAGCTTCTTGTAGAGATTGCGAACGTGCACCTTGACAGTGTTCTCCGAGAGATGAAGCGCAGCAGCGATTGCAGCATACGATTCACGATCTCGTAGATGATTCAGAACGGCGAGTTCCTTATTACTGAGTGCATGATGCTTTCGTGCGCGATCGACTGCCGGTATCGTGACGATTTCAGCAAGAAACTCCAGGTCGACCGCTCTGAACATCTGCTCACGAATGTCCTGTGGAATCGCAGTGAACGCGCGTCTGATGCCTTCGCGGTTGGCAAGCTGGAGAGCGTGCGATCCTCGCTTCGAGTCGCACTCATCGGTAGCAAGCGCATGCGTCCAGGCAGCTATGAGGAGCGCCTCGCAGCGGATGTTCGGGCTGGCCCCGCAACGAATGCTGAGGGCACGGGCCTGATGATTCGCTGACTCTGCTGCGTCGAGGTGCACGGCACAACGCACTCGAGCAAGGTCGATGTACTCATTCTCGCCGGCCTGCCATCTGGCGAGGAGCGTTCGCGCGGCGTACGGCTCACCTGATGTTATGAGCGCGTCTGCCGCTCCGGAGAGCAGAACCGCCGAGGCCAGCGATCCACGCGGTGCTAGGTGGGTGGAGCGGGCAGAATCGATGTCTGTCAGCGCGTTGGCAGGTGCGTTCCGAGAAACCCAGTACCGTGTTCTCGCGAGAACCTGAAGCGGCCACAGCTCGTCATCGGAGTCCACCGAGGGCAGGGCAGCGAGTGCCTCATTCGCTAAAGCATCGAGCTCTTCGACGGCAATGAGAGCTCGCGCCGTAGCCTCAGCAGATCGAATGTGGTCAGCGGGCGGCCCGACCGGGAGGGGAAATTCTGCGGTCAGTTCGAGCAATTCTTTCGCGACGATCAGCCGACCGGCGGCGGCATGAACGCAGGCAAGGGTTGCGGCGGCATCTCGCTGAGTGAACCCCGGACCTCGAACGGAATAGCCGTACAGCGCTTCGGTGAGATCGACGATTGCCTGACGAGTATCCCCGGCGACGAGCGCGGTAAGCCCGATCTGAAGAAAGCAGT
Coding sequences:
- a CDS encoding alpha/beta hydrolase — protein: MNGTGDDAASMPAPPLDPELRAGLAIVGGVFPPTVTPELVPFMRRSYASMPYDQIVGDRPIIRTDHTLNGWQGAEIEASVLRPRGEGRARPVILFLHSGGLMFGDRFSGIDLAVEWITRFDCALVTVEYRLAPEHRHPVPFEDCYAALAWLHAAAAELGFDADRIVVAGASAGAGLAAGVALAARDRGGPHLSGLLLDYPMLDDRGTAHSLTQFDGIGVWDRISNETGWTALLGDARGTDGVSPYAAPARAEDLSGLPPTFIDVGSVEVFRDEATEFATRLWRDGNDAELHVWAGGFHAFDIFAPHTRLARGMIRARNDWLERILSD
- a CDS encoding helix-turn-helix domain-containing protein translates to MQELLGRLRALDPGAVISLRVIACFDELIVGGVNSQALLSAAASLTGCVVGFSIDSPARAMRVSPQGEQLAGDALVPSDVRLKWSDGALSVWLEREGDPHANDALIIERLSLALRVRYDRSGSADPRRDLGLMVDADVDEDRRFEAAARQGLSQSTRYRFVVAPLFATWRTHPAAREDVISTSSGPLHTLIVQQTTTTVEAEPVGIGQAAFVSDFPRAFRTAVVALRLTQLPDTPVVLADDYGGLLDVLAELPAGYEPADVPAVASIAGHPWGPVTLDALVRTASVREAARVAGIHHSTMTTRVQLVTETLGFEPLDGVGRLRLGLAYLLWRLHRSSTLTLPAPVDGNARTS
- a CDS encoding serine hydrolase domain-containing protein, producing MSTASGLETHQLSSILTDSVDAPTGRVPGVVAGLTDRKGVTFLEAAGKRSLATGVDMTTDSVFAIFSTTKAITGTTALQLVESGDLDLDAPAKEYAPALADTQVLDGFEPDGTPRLRAPKRDITTRHLLLHTAGFGYDFFNENYNRLANEHGQPSVITSSRASIETPLLFDPGEQWEYGTNVDWAGQVVEGITGKRLGEVMQERVFAPLGMRDTGFVLSDDALSRRASIHQRETDGSLTPLDDLILPQDPEVHMGGHGLYSTVGDYLTFQRMWLNDGRGDAGQQILRPETVAWAVKNDLGDLTVKKLTGVIPTLSNDAEFFPGQTKSWSYTFMVNDEQAPTGRPAGAIGWAGLTNLFYWIDRQNGVAGFWATQILPFADGPSFTGYMDFETATYSALH
- a CDS encoding macro domain-containing protein, which gives rise to MSSNPSDRSEDSPIAFPSIPTGGLLAANILLDAVVAYDAQAPIHTNVTALTTALMAFSDDADAPSRDGRSVPETGDIVAAAVVCLTKLCADRARDEESSSEVVVAEMRTYLESFRTESREF
- a CDS encoding MauE/DoxX family redox-associated membrane protein — its product is MSPETWLAIQLVCTALVGGSLVLSGLLKLRDVEGTADSFRSFGVPALIDRRSIHRSYPYIEIVVGVGVVIAPSPVWWPMAVIAGLVLATLSILVGGVLVRSVAVSCNCFGSKVPVTWRTLARNVLLVGGAVVLVGASPSAPSPVIVAMTDNSALIVSTFGAAGATVLLSFLSRASSRRAIPRGAQTAVDRALPIPDLTLFDDDRNPVALPSLVASGAALLVFVKHGCSACEKVVNRVSDGELIAGSVVVRVVERMPADRPAAKRSRLWDDRAEVARTLTIRNSPAAILLALDGTIPADPVYGADQIGELIEAIESAVQQSRRPDIGALLDTPGVAVA
- a CDS encoding helix-turn-helix domain-containing protein, with the translated sequence MFEPLDQPWRIAVVEDHLLQLKRTEELLNSRADLVVVHSSETLPQFVSWLDSAERNSRPHLLLLDLMAERQPSVDPSTVRALVRGGLKVVVLSALASPALVRDVIRSGVGGILGKRDKEEDIVAAVYEVLKGGEWITSELASVIVSDPARPQLSVQEERALVLYSSGLTLESVAVSMGVKPVTAKQYIDRVKAKYTAAGRPVHTKLDLNRVATADGYVDPAADTTRTEP
- a CDS encoding helix-turn-helix transcriptional regulator, giving the protein MIFVSKGFFFDGAKSCRLALPSERDPWPTKRRRDSTKVRRYHDAVKERAMNKRQPLASRENASQPSEDATLAWDPVLMADLLELHLRYLFADHFELTKRAIRMLPENILAERPTLSAARGFGLGTPRPTRTPNPSARTRTSSAQPDAVSDSTRDALHFDRMIKARLANDFEHAADIARTLRGKISKSPHYGLRPDRDMVAYCFLQIGLTALVAGDTRQAIVDLTEALYGYSVRGPGFTQRDAAATLACVHAAAGRLIVAKELLELTAEFPLPVGPPADHIRSAEATARALIAVEELDALANEALAALPSVDSDDELWPLQVLARTRYWVSRNAPANALTDIDSARSTHLAPRGSLASAVLLSGAADALITSGEPYAARTLLARWQAGENEYIDLARVRCAVHLDAAESANHQARALSIRCGASPNIRCEALLIAAWTHALATDECDSKRGSHALQLANREGIRRAFTAIPQDIREQMFRAVDLEFLAEIVTIPAVDRARKHHALSNKELAVLNHLRDRESYAAIAAALHLSENTVKVHVRNLYKKLGTHSRADTLVAATRLGIA